The sequence below is a genomic window from Draconibacterium halophilum.
GTATCTGTTTCTTGATCTAAAAAAATCAGAAACAACTTTTGAAGATATTAGCAGTATTCGACTACCAAGCAATGCAAAAAACAATTATATCCGATTTCCGGAAAGTTTTTATGAGGCAGGACAGCTGCATTTTAGAGGTAATTTTAGTGGCTTTTTAACTGATTTTGTAACTTTTGGTACGCTGGAAAGCGAAATGGGCACATTAACTACCGATATTTTAGTTATGCCCGAAAAAGAAGGGCAAATTTATTACCGCGGTAATATTGAAACAACCAACTTTCAGTTAGGAGAACTTTTTAAACAAGACCAGCTGGGAGCAATTACTTTACAAGGTTCTGCCGACGGGCAATTCAACAAAACCACAGAAGTTGTTTCCGGCATATTTAAAGGAACTATTGATAGTATAGAATACAACAACTACAATTATAAAAAACTATCATTCGATGGTATTTTACGCGAAAAAATGTTCGATGGCTTGCTTGAAATTCAGGATCCTAACCTCGATTTTACTTTTATTGGAGAACTCGATTTAAATAATGAAATTCCCCGATTTGATTTTAATTTAAACCTGAGGCACGCTTACCCCGGCAAGCTTAATTTAACGCAGAATTTCCCGGCAACCAATATGACTTTTAAAATGGATGCCAATTTTACCGGCGACAGAATTGACAATGTTAACGGAATGATTTCGGTTAAAGAAGGGGCTTACAGCAACCGATATGGAGAAGTAAACCTCGAGGGAATTGAGTTTCTTGCGAATCAACAAAATGATAAAAATAAACTTCGTATTGAGTCTGATTTTCTTGATGCCGAAATTCTGGGTACCTACAACTTTAAAAATTTAAAAAACTATTTCTTTCAATTGGTAAATCATTATGTTCCGGCAGCACAAATTACTACTTCCCCTTTAACAAGCAACCAAAACAATTTTAATTACAATATTAATGCTAAGGAAGTTAATCCACTTGTAAAAATATTTTTGCCGGATTTAGCTTTTGAAGGTCCGTTTTTGTTGTATGGAAAAATTAACGCTGCCCGAAAAAGACTGAGTTTGAACGGAAGTATTCCGGGAATAAAATACAAAGACAACTGGGCGCGCGATGTGTATATCGGTAACAATTCGTTGAATGGAATTTATAATTCAAAATTCAGAATTGGCGAACTTTATCAGAAAAGTGGACTTAAACTTTACAATTTTACGGTTGACACCAAAATAGCCGACAATGTAATTGACAATGCAATATCGTGGAGTAATTATGATGAACTGACTTACAGCGGTGCCATCAGAACACAATCAAAATTCTCCGTTTCCGATTCTTCCGGACATCGTCATATCGATATTTATGGCCAACCATCGCAAATTTATGTTGCCGATACTTTGTGGTCGGTCAATCCGTTTTATGCAAGCATCGATTCCACTGCCATCAAAGTCGAAGGATTTAAAATTCAACACCAGAATCAAGTCTTCGCCATCAATGGAAGCATGACAGATAAAAAAGCAGATGTTATCCATCTCGTCATGGAAAATATCGACTTAACTTACCTTGATAAATATTTCGAAAAGAAAATAGATGTGAAAGGAAAAGTAAATGGGTACATTGGTTTTTCCCGTTTACTTAACGAACCCGTTATTTTGTCCGATTTAAAAATCGATCGCCTTTCGTATAAGAATGAATACATGGGTACTATTTCCTTATCAACCCAGTGGAATCAGGCAAGCTCTGCCATCGATACAAAACTTAAAGTGATTCGGAATAATAAAACAAACTTTTATGCCACCGGAGCCTATACTCCATCCTCCGGAGCATTGGATTTTGATATAGAAGTTGACAGTGCCTCGTTATTAATCATGTCGGCTTTTATGCGTCAAAATTTTTCTAATTTTCGGGGAGTGGCATCCGGGAAAGTAAATCTTGGAGGGAACGTTAAAAGCATCCTTTTAAACGGTGCACTTTTGGGCTCAACCGCCGGTTTTACTATTGATGCCACTCAGGTTCCTTATCATTTTACCGACTCGGTATATTTTAAGGATCACCGTATTATTTTTGATAATATTATTGTTTTTGATGACCAAAACAATTCCGGGATTTTTGATGGCGAAATTTTTCAAAGAAATTTTCAGGACATGACTTATAACCTGAATTTTCGGTCGAATAAGATAAAAGCACTTAATACCAAACCCAAAGATAACGAACAATTTTATGGCGTGGTAATGGCCAACGGAGGCGTTGAAATTGAAGGACAGGCACAACGCGTTAATTTAAATTGCTTTGGAACAACTTTGCCTGGAACCGATATTAAAATATCGATGGAAAGCCAAACTGAACTCAAACAATATGACTTTCTGAAATTTGTAGAGCCTGATGTTGAAAAGGAAGAATCGACTTTTTTTACAAACGGATCAAGCAGAGAGGATGGAGGATTTAACTTAAGCATTACCGTTGAAGCCACTCCCGATGCAGAGGTTCAGCTTATTTACAATTCGCAAATAGGCGATGTAATTCGGGCAAAAGGTGAAGGAATCCTGCTTTTCGAAATGGACGATGAAGGGAACATGAGTCTCTCGGGAAATTATAATCCAACCGAAGGCGATTATTTATTCACATTGCAAAATGTAATGAACAAACGCTTTTCGATTGAACAAGGTGGTTCAATACTTTGGTCGGGCGACCCATACAATGCTGTTGTTGACTTACAGGCAATTTACAAACTAAAAGCCTCATTGTATGACTTACCAACAAGTTACCAGAATTTTTCACAAACCAATCGTGTGCCTGTAGAATGTATTATTAGCCTTAAGGACGAACTGGTTAATCCTACCATCGAATTCGACATAAATTTCCCGAATATTGAAGAACCGTTGCGTGATGAGTTGCAACAGTTTTTTAAAACTGAGGAGGAAGTGAACAAACAGATCCTGTCTTTGATCGTTCTCGGAAAATTTTATACACCTGATTATCTGCGTGGTACTTTTGAAGCCCAGAACCCGAATATGATCGGGACTACAGCAAGCGAAGTATTCTCAAACCAGCTTAGTAATTGGCTATCGCAAATAGATGAAAACTGGGATGTTGGAATTAATTATCGCCCGGGAAATCAGGTAACCGACGATGAAATTGAGCTGGCTTTAAGTACTCAAATTTTTAATGATCGGGTTACCTTAAACGGAAATATCGGTAATAATACCAATCAATACAGCACCAATAATAACAATAGTAGCCAGATTGTTGGCGACTTTGAGATGAGCGTAAAACTGGTTCCCAGCGGAAAAATTCTGTTTAAAGTTTACAATCGGTCAAATAACAATCTGATTTACGATACAGCTCCTTATACTCAGGGCATAGGTCTGTCTTTTAAGGAGGAGTTTAACTCTATTGATGAACTTGTTAAAAAATTCAGTTCTATATTTAATAAGAAAGATAGGTAGATAAATAGTTATTTTTTCTTTTATAGAATGTTACATTTTTAACAAATAAAAAAAGAATTCCAGAAATATCTTTTATAAACCCAAACTTCAAGTACTTTTGTTGCCCAAAAAAAAAATCAAACTACTTTTTATATTATGTTTATATTAATGGTTGTCGTATTTGTTCTGGGTTATACTGCAATAGCACTGGAGCATCCTCTAAAAGTCGATAAAGCTGCATCGGCTTTAATTATTGGCACATTATGCTGGGTTGTTTATGTTCTTGGTGCTGAAGGTATTTTACACCTGGGATTTAGCCCAACATGGAAAGCATTTCTAGCCGCTCATCCCGATTCGCATGGATTACATGCTGCACATGAGTTTATTGTTGAATCTGAAATAATTCATCACTTAGGAGAAATTAGTGAGATTTTATTCTTCCTGCTCGGCGCAATGACCATTGTTGAAGTTGTTGATCAACACGAAGGATTTAAAATTATTACCGACAAAATTAAGACTACTAATAAAGTTAAACTACTATGGATACTTAGTTTACTTACATTTTTCATGTCGGCATTACTCGATAACCTTACAACAACAATCGTTCTTGTTGCATTACTCCGAAAACTTATCGATGATAAACAAACCCGCTGGTTCTTTGCCAGCATGGTTATACTTGCGGCCAATGCCGGTGGAGCATGGTCGCCAATTGGAGATGTAACTACCATTATGTTGTGGATTGGTGCTCAGGTAACAGCCGGTAATATTATTGCTAATGTATTCTTACCTAGCTTGGTATGTATGGTTGTTCCGCTAGCAATACTTTCCGTCACAATGAAAGGCAATGTTGCCCGTCCGGTAATTGCTGAAGATGAAATAGAATACACTACTGAAAAAGAACGAATTTTATTCCTGATATTAGGGGTGTGTGGACTGCTGTTTGTGCCTGTATTTAAAACGGCCACACACTTGCCACCCTATATGGGAATGCTACTTTCATTAGGTCTTTTATGGGTTGTTGGCGAAATAGTGCATAAAGACAAGCCAAAAGCAATTAAAGATAAACTTAAAGTTACAGCTGTTCTTCAGCGTGTTGATGTACCAACCGTATTGTTTTTCCTTGGTATACTTTCGGCAGTTGCGGCATTACAATCTGCAGGGCATTTAAATATTCTGGCAACTTATCTCGATAATAATCTTGGAAATATTTACTTGATCGACCTTGCTATTGGCGTACTTTCTTCAGTTGTTGATAATGTTCCGCTGGTTGCTGGCGCAATGGGTATGTACCCAATTGCCGATGCCGGTGCTGTTGGTTACCAGGTTGCTTTCGTTCAAGACGGTCCATTCTGGGAATTTTTGGCATATACAGCAGGTACCGGTGGCAGTATATTAATTATTGGTTCGGCTGCCGGTGTTGCTGCAATGGGACTTGAAAAAATCGATTTTATATGGTACCTGAAAAAAATCAGCTGGCTGGCCTTTATAGGTTATTTGGCAGGTGCTGCAACTTATTACGTTATGTTTGGCTTGTAAACTATCAAAAAACAGTTGTTCATAACTAAATAACATAGGACTGACAAAGCAAACAAAGCGGTAAAAATATTGCTTATTTTAGCGAGGTATAATATTTGAGGTTATACCTCGTTTTTATTTTAGAATTGTAAAAAAAATAATTGGATAAACATGTTTAATTTATTGATGATTCAAGCTGATCTTCCGCAAGAGATGGAGGCTATGGCAACCGAGCCGGAAGGCATTTCAACAAAATTTATCGATCTGGCGATGAAAGGTGGATGGATTATGCTCCCGATTTTGTTTTTATCGGTAGTTGCCGTTTACATTTTTTTCGACAGATATTTTGCCATTAAAAAAGCCGGGAGGTTTGATTCAAGTTTGCTCGAGAAAATAAAAGTTTACATTACTACAAGTAAGATTGATGCCGCGATTGCACTTTGCCGTAGCAATCCAAACCCTGCTTCGCGTATGTTGGAAAAAGGTATCAGCCGTATTGGCCGGCCACTAACAGATGTAAATGCCGCCATTGAAAATGTAGGTAACCTCGAGATCTCAAAATTGGAGAAAGGACTTCCGGTTTTGGCATCGGTAGCCGGTGGAGCTCCGATGATCGGATTTCTTGGCACAGTTATGGGAATGATTCAGGCATTTTACGATATGTCGAACGCTGGAAACAATATTGATGTAACGCTTCTTTCAACTGGTATTTACCAGGCAATGGTAACTACAGTTGCCGGATTGATAGTTGGTATTATTGCATACTTCGCCTACAATATTCTTGTTGCGAATGTTGAAAAAGTGGTTTTTAAAATGGAAGCTACCACTTCTGAATTTATGGATTTGTTAAACGAACCAGCATAACCTGAAGTAAATGGCACTAAAAAAGAGAAATAAAGTAAATGCTGCATTTAGCATGTCGTCAATGACCGACATTGTATTTCTGTTGCTTATTTTCTTTATGGTTACCTCTACACTGATTGCGCCAAATGCATTGAAGCTGTTGCTCCCACAAAGTAACAATCAAACAGCAGCCAAGCCAATCACAACCATATCGATTACATCCGATTTGAAATACTATATTAACGACGATAATAATCTTCAGCGAATAAACTTTGCCGAAATTGAACCATTTTTAAAAAATAAGTTTGGTTCAGGCAACGATGATATTTTTATCTCCTTACATGCCGACCAACAGGTGCCTGTTAACGAGGTCGTAAAAATTATGAACATTGCCCGCCGAAATAAGTATAAGATGATACTGGCAACATCGGCTGAATAGAAAAGTAGATGATAGAGAGAGAGGAATATAGCGAAAAGAAAAAAGGACTTGCCGGAACGATTATTTTTCACGTAATCGTGCTGATATTATTGCTTGTACTTGGTTTTTTTACACCACTTCCTCTCCCCGGAGAAGAAGGTATTCTGGTTAACTTTGGTGATTCAGAAACCGGATTAGGCAACCGCGAACCAAGTCCGGCACGCAGGCAACAACAAACATCTCCTCCTCCACCTCAATCGGCACAAAAACAATCTACGCCCCCACCTGTAAAACAAACTCCTCCACCTCCTGTAGAAACGTCGGAGCCTGAACCTGCCGAGGAAGTGGCAATGACTCAGGATTACGAAGAAACGGTAGCGATTGATGCCGCCGAGAAAAAGAAAAAGGAAGAAGAGCGTAAACGTCAAGAAGAGCTGGAAGAAAAAAGGCGTAAGCAACAGCAAGAAATACAACGTAAACGAACCGAAGAAGCAGAGCAAAAACGATTGGAAGAAATAGAACGTCAACGACAAGAAGAAATTGAACGCCAGCAAAAAGAAGAGGCAGAAAGAATTGCCCGCGAAGAAGCCGAACGTAAAGCACGTGAAGAGGCTGAACGCCAGCGAAAATTAGAAGAAGAACGAAAAAT
It includes:
- the tolA gene encoding cell envelope integrity protein TolA, which translates into the protein MIEREEYSEKKKGLAGTIIFHVIVLILLLVLGFFTPLPLPGEEGILVNFGDSETGLGNREPSPARRQQQTSPPPPQSAQKQSTPPPVKQTPPPPVETSEPEPAEEVAMTQDYEETVAIDAAEKKKKEEERKRQEELEEKRRKQQQEIQRKRTEEAEQKRLEEIERQRQEEIERQQKEEAERIAREEAERKAREEAERQRKLEEERKISEINSRTQGAFANSGSGDGGTGSGEGQSQGVTFPGGNQGVPTGDPNSGNYGDGGSGSGNQGSGISFSLSGRSAKSLPKPNYPANDAGIVVVKVTVDKYGKVTSAEPGVRGTTIANKVFWDEAKQAALKAKFNLDEDAPAFQQGTISYRFTLD
- the nhaD gene encoding sodium:proton antiporter NhaD, which encodes MFILMVVVFVLGYTAIALEHPLKVDKAASALIIGTLCWVVYVLGAEGILHLGFSPTWKAFLAAHPDSHGLHAAHEFIVESEIIHHLGEISEILFFLLGAMTIVEVVDQHEGFKIITDKIKTTNKVKLLWILSLLTFFMSALLDNLTTTIVLVALLRKLIDDKQTRWFFASMVILAANAGGAWSPIGDVTTIMLWIGAQVTAGNIIANVFLPSLVCMVVPLAILSVTMKGNVARPVIAEDEIEYTTEKERILFLILGVCGLLFVPVFKTATHLPPYMGMLLSLGLLWVVGEIVHKDKPKAIKDKLKVTAVLQRVDVPTVLFFLGILSAVAALQSAGHLNILATYLDNNLGNIYLIDLAIGVLSSVVDNVPLVAGAMGMYPIADAGAVGYQVAFVQDGPFWEFLAYTAGTGGSILIIGSAAGVAAMGLEKIDFIWYLKKISWLAFIGYLAGAATYYVMFGL
- a CDS encoding ExbD/TolR family protein, whose translation is MALKKRNKVNAAFSMSSMTDIVFLLLIFFMVTSTLIAPNALKLLLPQSNNQTAAKPITTISITSDLKYYINDDNNLQRINFAEIEPFLKNKFGSGNDDIFISLHADQQVPVNEVVKIMNIARRNKYKMILATSAE
- a CDS encoding translocation/assembly module TamB domain-containing protein; its protein translation is MLTAFIMLLGAGIVLIQNSWVQTKITQKIAKNLSKDLQTDITIGKVDIGFFKRLELEDVLIKDRLGDTLIYSKLIRTRIDTLKFKSRQIVLKELDFYNNRIYISKDSTDVFNFGFLIEEYGANPEKDTLNAWTFACQEFKFSDMQIRFENSRNESYPIVDARNLNLNVSNFYSYRDSLSFRIEDLSVNSGQNLQLKQAAADITNVGKVLTINNFNMVSNGSSITNTDMRFQFYTAKDSMNRTFDMNIQIADSEIGMQEIGAMIPSLKGMREKIKLSGIIYGSLNDLKGKNLYLETGNKTNALLDFYVNDLLNPADMYLFLDLKKSETTFEDISSIRLPSNAKNNYIRFPESFYEAGQLHFRGNFSGFLTDFVTFGTLESEMGTLTTDILVMPEKEGQIYYRGNIETTNFQLGELFKQDQLGAITLQGSADGQFNKTTEVVSGIFKGTIDSIEYNNYNYKKLSFDGILREKMFDGLLEIQDPNLDFTFIGELDLNNEIPRFDFNLNLRHAYPGKLNLTQNFPATNMTFKMDANFTGDRIDNVNGMISVKEGAYSNRYGEVNLEGIEFLANQQNDKNKLRIESDFLDAEILGTYNFKNLKNYFFQLVNHYVPAAQITTSPLTSNQNNFNYNINAKEVNPLVKIFLPDLAFEGPFLLYGKINAARKRLSLNGSIPGIKYKDNWARDVYIGNNSLNGIYNSKFRIGELYQKSGLKLYNFTVDTKIADNVIDNAISWSNYDELTYSGAIRTQSKFSVSDSSGHRHIDIYGQPSQIYVADTLWSVNPFYASIDSTAIKVEGFKIQHQNQVFAINGSMTDKKADVIHLVMENIDLTYLDKYFEKKIDVKGKVNGYIGFSRLLNEPVILSDLKIDRLSYKNEYMGTISLSTQWNQASSAIDTKLKVIRNNKTNFYATGAYTPSSGALDFDIEVDSASLLIMSAFMRQNFSNFRGVASGKVNLGGNVKSILLNGALLGSTAGFTIDATQVPYHFTDSVYFKDHRIIFDNIIVFDDQNNSGIFDGEIFQRNFQDMTYNLNFRSNKIKALNTKPKDNEQFYGVVMANGGVEIEGQAQRVNLNCFGTTLPGTDIKISMESQTELKQYDFLKFVEPDVEKEESTFFTNGSSREDGGFNLSITVEATPDAEVQLIYNSQIGDVIRAKGEGILLFEMDDEGNMSLSGNYNPTEGDYLFTLQNVMNKRFSIEQGGSILWSGDPYNAVVDLQAIYKLKASLYDLPTSYQNFSQTNRVPVECIISLKDELVNPTIEFDINFPNIEEPLRDELQQFFKTEEEVNKQILSLIVLGKFYTPDYLRGTFEAQNPNMIGTTASEVFSNQLSNWLSQIDENWDVGINYRPGNQVTDDEIELALSTQIFNDRVTLNGNIGNNTNQYSTNNNNSSQIVGDFEMSVKLVPSGKILFKVYNRSNNNLIYDTAPYTQGIGLSFKEEFNSIDELVKKFSSIFNKKDR
- a CDS encoding MotA/TolQ/ExbB proton channel family protein translates to MFNLLMIQADLPQEMEAMATEPEGISTKFIDLAMKGGWIMLPILFLSVVAVYIFFDRYFAIKKAGRFDSSLLEKIKVYITTSKIDAAIALCRSNPNPASRMLEKGISRIGRPLTDVNAAIENVGNLEISKLEKGLPVLASVAGGAPMIGFLGTVMGMIQAFYDMSNAGNNIDVTLLSTGIYQAMVTTVAGLIVGIIAYFAYNILVANVEKVVFKMEATTSEFMDLLNEPA